Part of the Rhodothermus bifroesti genome, GATAATTATCTGTGGTGTACCCCCACTATCCCGACGCACCTCCTTTACTACCCCCCGCAGCGTTTCTCCCTTACGGTAACGGTCGCGCGGGATCTGTTCCTCACGAGGCAAAATCAGCTCAGTGCGGTTGTGCAACACCAGTACTTCCCGTCGGCGGATCTGGTAAACTTCGCCGACCACAATTTCCCCAATCAGCTCGGTATACTCCCGAAAGATATTCTCTTTTTCTAAATCCCGAATGCGCTGACTGAAAGTCTGGCGGGCAGTCATAACGGCCCGGCGGCCGAACTCAGAGATGTCGAGCTCGCTAGCCACCTCATCGCCCACCTCAAAGTCAGGATCAATCTTTCGCGCCTCGCTGAGCTCAATTTGCGTAACCGGGTCCTCCAGCTCCCAGTCTGGCACTACAGTGCGAATGTGCAGAATTTGGATATCTCCGTGGTCGGGATTAAAAATGATCTCAAAGGCTTCGTCGGAACCATACCGTTTCCGGATCATGGTTCGGAAGACATCCTCGACGATTAGCTGGAGCGTATCCCGGTCAATGCCCTTCGAATGGGCAATCTCAGCAAAAGAAGAAACCAGCTCAGTGTTCTGCATAGTCTCCCCTAGCAACGTTAGGTGCCCGCGTTACCATGGTAGGCAGACACGGGCAGTTTGAATTTCTTCGTAGCGCAGCCGTCGGTGCGTCCCGTCGGGCAGCACAAGCTCTATGCTTTCTGTATTGGCTGCATGTAGGGTCCCCCGCAACCGCTGGGCTTGCCCCTCCTCCTGCGTTGGAGCCAGCTGCACCTCTAACTGACGCCCAACATGCTTAGGATACTGCCTAGGCAACACCAGCGGTCGCTCAACCCCTGGCGACGATACGTTGAGCAAGTAGCGCCCTGGAATGAGGTCGTCACTATCGAGTACAAACGCTATTTCTCGGCTCAGCTGCTCCAGGTCACGCACCGAAGGTCCTCGGTCGCCGTCAATAAAAATCTCGACAACGTGTGCGCCGCTTCGACCGCGCACAACGACGTCGATGAGAAAGAACGAAGTTCCCTCAAGCAACGCTTCAACGCGAGCGCGGATCTGCGCGACCAGCGCCGCGGCACGTACCTCTGAAGGCATAATCCCTATTTGTAAAAAACGCCCGTACCACGGACGGCCGGGCGCATTTTCCCCAACGGGTGGGAACGAAAAAAGGGCGGCTTTGGCCCCCCTTTTCCTCTACCGACTCCGTACCGTGGAGGCAACACAACCCACCCGCTCGTCACCTGCAGCGGTATAACGATGGCTTTTTAGGTCGGTTCCGGTCTTTAGACCAGCGTTGGGCGACGTTCGCTTTCAACAGGCTCCGGGTAGTCAAGCATGTAATGCAGGCCGCGACTTTCCCGACGCATCTGTGCACTACGAATAATGAGATAGGCCACCATGATCATGTTACGCAGTTCACACAACCCAGGTGACAATCGCGCCCGACGGTAGAAGTCTTCGGTTTCTTCATAGAGCAGCCGCGTGCGGCGAAAGGCCCGCTCTAGGCGGAGCTGCGAACGCACAATGCCTACGTAATCCCACATGACGCGCTGGAGCTCTTCGCGGTTGTGCGAAACCAGCACCCACTCTTGGGGGCGCTCCGTGCCCCGGTCGTCCCAGTCGGGCACTTCAACGCGCCAACGTTGCGTCTGAACGTAAGCCATGGCATCTTCAGCGGCCCGTCGCGCAAAGACCAACGCCTCCAGCAGCGAGTTACTGGCCAAGCGATTCGCTCCATGCAGTCCAGTACAGGCCACTTCGCCGGCAGCATAAAGCCCCTGGATGGTGGTGCGGCCGTGCAAGTCGGTCAGCACCCCTCCACACTGGTAATGCGCTGCAGGGACGACAGGAATAGGCTGCTGCGTCATGTCGATCCCGTAGCCCAGCAGCGTCTGATAGATGTTAGGGAAACGCTGCTTAACCTGTTCAGCTGGTAAGTGAGAAATGTCCAGCCATACGTAGGGTTCACCTCGACGCTTGAGCTGATCGTCAATAGCCCGCGCTACAATGTCGCGCGGTGCAAGCTCAGCGCGAGGGTCATACTGGGGCATAAAGCGCTCACCCGCTAGATTGTACAGCCGAGCTCCTTCACCCCGCACCGCCTCGCTAATTAAAAACGAACGCCCTTCTGGATGAAAAAGCGTTGTCGGGTGAAACTGAATGAACTCCATATTCGCAATGCGTGCCTTGGCCCGATAGGCCATAGCTACACCATCACCCGTAGCAATTGGCGGATTGGTGGTGTGCAAGTAAACCTGCCCAGAGCCACCGGTAGCTAGGAGCGTAGCTTTTGCTAGAAAGGTATGGACCACGCCCGCCTGTTCGTCGAGCACGTAAGCCCCAAAACAGTGGATATCGGGCCGGAGGCGCGATACATACTGCCCCAGGTGATGCTCGGTAATTAGATCAACAGCATAGTGGTATTCGAAGATATGAATGTTCGGATGGGCCCGAACGCGTGCCAGGAGCGCCCGTTCAATCTCGCGACCCGTAGCATCCGCTGCATGCACAATGCGGTTGCGTGAATGTCCTCCTTCACGACCAAGATGTAGCCTACCATTTTCTTGGGTGAACTGGACACCTAATGCCATTAGCTCCCGCACCCGATCCGGCCCCTCCCGCACCACCACTTCGACGACCTCCCGGTCGCACAAGCCAGCACCTGCCTCGAGCGTATCCTGCACATGCTGCGCAAACGAATCCGTCTCATCAATTACAGCGGCAATACCGCCCTGCGCATAGTTTGTGTTTGACTCCACACTGGCCTTTTTGGTCACAATCGCTACAGTACCATGATCGGCCACGTGCAGCGCAAACGTTAACCCCGCAATGCCGCTTCCCAGAACCAGAAAATCAAACTGATAACGCTCGGGCATGGCTTACGCAGTGGTTTTTGCCTGAGATAGCAGATAAGCCCGAATAAAGGGTTCCAAATAACCATCCATTACTGCCTGCACATCCGTAAGCTTAGTTTCTGTGCGATGGTCGTTAACCATGGTATAGGGCTGAAAAACGTAGGATCGGATCTGGCTACCCCACTCGATTTTTTTCTTTTGGGCCTCCAGCTTGTTTTTTTCTGCCTCTTGGATTTCCCGTTCCAACTGGTAGATTCGGCTTTTGAGCAAGGTAAGGGCCCGTTGCCGGTTTTGCAGCTGGCTGCGCTCCTCGGTGCATTCAGCAACCACTTTGACTTCTTCCCCATTAGAAAGCTTACCCTGCCAAATAAGCCGCACACCGGTTTCTACCTTGTTGACATTTTGCCCACCTTTTCCCCCGCTACGAAACGTCTGGATCTCGAGCTGCTCTGGACGAATGTCGATCTCGATTGTGTCGTCAACCTCAGGATAAACAAACACACTGGCAAACGAAGTATGCCGGCGACCACTGGCATCAAAAGGCGAAATACGCACTAAGCGATGCACTCCTGATTCGCCTTTCAGATAGCCATAAGCGTAAGGCCCCGCAATGCGGAGCGAGGCGCTCTTAATACCAGCGACCTCTCCTGCCTGATATTCTAAGAGTTCTACTTCATAGCCCTGCTGCTCACCCCAACGCGTGTACATGCGCAGCAACATCTCAGCCCAGTCCTGACTCTCAGTACCACCAGCCCCTGGATGAATCGTTAAAATGGCATTGCGGTGATCATCAGGACCGGTAAGCAAGCTGCGTAATTCAAGTTCTTCAAGCTGCTTTTCGAGGCGCTCTGTTTCTGCTTGCAGCTCCGCTTGCAGGTCCTCTTCGCCAGTTTCTGTGATCAACTCCCAGAGGGCTTTTAAGTCCTCAAGCTGGCGATACAACCGTTCCCAGGCCGAAACCCAGGTCTCCTCGGCAACCAGTTGCTTTTCGACGGCTTTGGCACGCTCGGGATTTTCCCAAAACGTAGGTGCCAAACGCTCGGCGTTTAATGCTTCAATACGCTGCTTACGCCCAGCGATGTCAAAGAAACCTCCCGAGCGCTGCTATGCGCTCTGCGAGATTTTGCAATCGTTCTTGCATTGCAATAACGGTTTTACTCCTTAGCGGATGCTGGCAACGAACATACCGACTTTAGGTTTCCACGCCACGCGCTGCCCGAACCCGCTCCACAAACCGCCCAATCCGTCGTACCGCCTCCTGTAGCTTCTCCATTGAAGTCGCATACGAACAACGCACGTACCCTGCCCCACTCGGTCCAAACGCATCCCCCGGCACCACCGCCACATGCTCCTCCCGAAGCAACCGCTGGGCAAACTCTTCTGAAGTTAATCCGGTCGACCGCACGTCAGGAAAACAATAAAAAGCCCCTTCTGGCTCAAACGTTGGCAACCCCACGGCCCGCAAACCGTCTACAATCACCCGTCGCCGCGCATCATAAGCCTGGCGCATACGCTCTACATCGTCCTGCGCCTGACGAAGGGCTGCCAACGCCGCTACCTGCCCCATCGTTGGGGCACTCATCACAATGTACTGGTGCAGCTTATAGAGGGCCTTCAAGATAGGCTCCGGCGCACAAGCATAGCCAATACGCCAGCCTGTCATGGCATAATCCTTGGAAAACCCCCCCAGCAACACTGTCCGCTCCCAAAGCCCTGGAATTGAAGGCACACACACATGTCCCTCTTCATAAGCCCGACCGTAAATGAGCCGATCATAGATCTCATCAGAAATCACCAGCAGATCATGCTTGATCACCAGCTCTCCAATTTCCTCCAAGGTATGCCGCCGCAAAACTGCACCCGTGGGGTTGTTTGGATACCCAATCATCAACACCTTCGTGCGTGAGGTAAGGTAAGGCTCCAGATCTGCTGCCGTCACCTGAAAGTCGTTTTCAACCGAAGTGGGCACATACACCACGCGCCCCCCAGCAAACGTGGCCGCTGGAGCATAGGATACAAAGCATGGCTCCGGGATCAACACCTCATCGCCGGGATCCACAAGCGCCAGCATGGCCAGTTGCAACGCCTCGCTTACACCAACAGTAATGAGCACCTCTCGCGCCGGATCATAGTGCACGCCATAGCGCCGAGCCAGCTCTTCCGCCACCGCCTCACGGAGCTCGATAAGCCCAGCATTGGCCGTGTATCCCGTCTTTCCCGCCCTAAGCGAGGCTATAGCCGCTTCAATCGCTACCGGCGGCGACACAAAATCGGGCTCACCAATCCCTAAGGAAATCACATCATCCATCGTGGCGGCAATCTCAAAAAAGCGCCGAATTCCACTAGGCGCCACCTGGCGCACCCGCGCTGCAAGCCGCGCTTCCAACCCAGACAGTGTTGCCAAACGTTCTTGCATGGTTACATCGTCTTTCCGTAGGATAAGCTTCAAATATACGGTCTTTTAAGCAGACTACCGCCAACCTTGAACGGTTGGCAAGCAAGTGCACTTTGCGCTATTTTACGCATAGACAATCTGGAAACGCTTCCAAACAAACTGTAGGTTTCCTCATGGCAACAATTTTTCACAACTACATCGGCGGGACATGGCTTCCCTCAAGCTCCGGACGCACCTTCGAGGACCGAAATCCGGCACGCTGGTCGGAGCTAATCGGGCACTTTCCGCAGTCTTCAGCCGAAGATATTAACCAAGCCGTTGAAGCTGCCCAAAAGGCACTGCCCGCCTGGCGCCGCCTACCCGCACCCCAACGCGGCGAAATTCTGCGCCGCGCCGGCGACCTATTGCGCGCCCGCAAAAATGAAATTGCCCGCGCTATGACCCGCGAAATGGGCAAACCCTTCTTCGAAACGCGCGGCGATGTGCAAGAAGCCATCGATACGGCCTATTACGCTGCCAGCGAAACGCGCCGCCTGTTTGGCTATACCGTCCCTAGTGAGCTGCCCAATAAGTTCAATATGACCATCCGGCAGCCCGTTGGGGTGGTAGGCGTCATCACCGCTTGGAACTTTCCAGTGGCCGTGCCTAGCTGGAAAATCTTCCCTGCCCTAGCCTGTGGCAACACAGTGGTCTTCAAGCCCAGCGAAGATGCACCACACAGCGGAATGCTTTTGGTACAGGCCCTGCTCGATGCAGGCCTACCCCCAGGGGTCCTCAACCTGGTGCACGGCAATGCTGAAGCCGGTGCCGCGCTCGTAGAACATCCCGGCGTCAATGCCATTTCGTTTACCGGCTCAAGCGAGGTCGGTGCACGCATCGGCGGCATCTGCGGCCGACTCCACAAGCGCTGCTCCCTAGAAATGGGGGGCAAAAATCCCCTCATCGTACTCGAAGATGCCGATCTGGATCTGGTCCTTGAAGGCGTACTCTGGGGCGCTTTTGGCACAACTGGCCAGCGCTGCACCGCTACCAGCCGCCTCATTTTGCACCAAGCCGTACACGACGAAGTTGTCGAACGCCTCTGCGCAGCAGCCCGCCAGCTACGCCTAGGCGACGGAAACCAGGAAGACACCAACATCGGACCATTAATTAATCCAGCTGCCCTAGAAAAAGTGCAGCGCTACGTCGAACTCGGCCTCAAAGAAGGCGCACGCCTTGTGCTGGGCGGCCAGCGGGCAACAGATCCAGGTCTAGAAGACGGCTTTTTCTTTAAGCCTACGATTTTTGTCGACGTCACGCCCGAAATGCGTATCGCACAGGAAGAAATCTTTGGTCCTGTGCTTTCAGTCCTAAAGGTTAGCTCCCTCGAAGAAGCCATCAAAGTGGCCAACAGCGTACGCTATGGCCTTTCTGCATCGATTTACACCCGTGACCTCACCAAAGCCTTCCAGGCTATCCAGGAGTTGGAATCTGGAATCGTATACGTCAACGCCCCTACCATTGGGGCTGAAGCCCATCTGCCGTTCGGGGGCGTCAAACAAACCGGAAATGGCCACCGCGAAGGCGGCTGGGAAGTGTTTGATTTCTATACCGAAACCAAAACCGTCTACATCGACTATAGTGGCCGCCTGCAACGCGCGCAAATCGACACCGCCCAAGACTAACCCACACGCCCGGATTTGAAGCCACGGGGGATTAAACTAAGCGGGGTTAACAACATACTGCTCGGCACCAGCCCCCAAACCCCTAACCGTTCCAATATTCCCAATAGCGCCGGTCAGGAACGCCATAGTAGCGGAAAGGTACCCGCCGGCGCCGCGGGCGGAATAACCCTATCAAAAATAGTCCGGCCACAAACCCACCAATATGCGCCCAGTAAGCAACCCCACCCCCTACCTGGGTAA contains:
- the nadB gene encoding L-aspartate oxidase, whose protein sequence is MPERYQFDFLVLGSGIAGLTFALHVADHGTVAIVTKKASVESNTNYAQGGIAAVIDETDSFAQHVQDTLEAGAGLCDREVVEVVVREGPDRVRELMALGVQFTQENGRLHLGREGGHSRNRIVHAADATGREIERALLARVRAHPNIHIFEYHYAVDLITEHHLGQYVSRLRPDIHCFGAYVLDEQAGVVHTFLAKATLLATGGSGQVYLHTTNPPIATGDGVAMAYRAKARIANMEFIQFHPTTLFHPEGRSFLISEAVRGEGARLYNLAGERFMPQYDPRAELAPRDIVARAIDDQLKRRGEPYVWLDISHLPAEQVKQRFPNIYQTLLGYGIDMTQQPIPVVPAAHYQCGGVLTDLHGRTTIQGLYAAGEVACTGLHGANRLASNSLLEALVFARRAAEDAMAYVQTQRWRVEVPDWDDRGTERPQEWVLVSHNREELQRVMWDYVGIVRSQLRLERAFRRTRLLYEETEDFYRRARLSPGLCELRNMIMVAYLIIRSAQMRRESRGLHYMLDYPEPVESERRPTLV
- a CDS encoding aminotransferase class I/II-fold pyridoxal phosphate-dependent enzyme, producing the protein MQERLATLSGLEARLAARVRQVAPSGIRRFFEIAATMDDVISLGIGEPDFVSPPVAIEAAIASLRAGKTGYTANAGLIELREAVAEELARRYGVHYDPAREVLITVGVSEALQLAMLALVDPGDEVLIPEPCFVSYAPAATFAGGRVVYVPTSVENDFQVTAADLEPYLTSRTKVLMIGYPNNPTGAVLRRHTLEEIGELVIKHDLLVISDEIYDRLIYGRAYEEGHVCVPSIPGLWERTVLLGGFSKDYAMTGWRIGYACAPEPILKALYKLHQYIVMSAPTMGQVAALAALRQAQDDVERMRQAYDARRRVIVDGLRAVGLPTFEPEGAFYCFPDVRSTGLTSEEFAQRLLREEHVAVVPGDAFGPSGAGYVRCSYATSMEKLQEAVRRIGRFVERVRAARGVET
- the prfB gene encoding peptide chain release factor 2 (programmed frameshift) yields the protein MQERLQNLAERIAALGRFLDIAGRKQRIEALNAERLAPTFWENPERAKAVEKQLVAEETWVSAWERLYRQLEDLKALWELITETGEEDLQAELQAETERLEKQLEELELRSLLTGPDDHRNAILTIHPGAGGTESQDWAEMLLRMYTRWGEQQGYEVELLEYQAGEVAGIKSASLRIAGPYAYGYLKGESGVHRLVRISPFDASGRRHTSFASVFVYPEVDDTIEIDIRPEQLEIQTFRSGGKGGQNVNKVETGVRLIWQGKLSNGEEVKVVAECTEERSQLQNRQRALTLLKSRIYQLEREIQEAEKNKLEAQKKKIEWGSQIRSYVFQPYTMVNDHRTETKLTDVQAVMDGYLEPFIRAYLLSQAKTTA
- the rimP gene encoding ribosome maturation factor RimP; translation: MPSEVRAAALVAQIRARVEALLEGTSFFLIDVVVRGRSGAHVVEIFIDGDRGPSVRDLEQLSREIAFVLDSDDLIPGRYLLNVSSPGVERPLVLPRQYPKHVGRQLEVQLAPTQEEGQAQRLRGTLHAANTESIELVLPDGTHRRLRYEEIQTARVCLPW
- a CDS encoding aldehyde dehydrogenase family protein: MATIFHNYIGGTWLPSSSGRTFEDRNPARWSELIGHFPQSSAEDINQAVEAAQKALPAWRRLPAPQRGEILRRAGDLLRARKNEIARAMTREMGKPFFETRGDVQEAIDTAYYAASETRRLFGYTVPSELPNKFNMTIRQPVGVVGVITAWNFPVAVPSWKIFPALACGNTVVFKPSEDAPHSGMLLVQALLDAGLPPGVLNLVHGNAEAGAALVEHPGVNAISFTGSSEVGARIGGICGRLHKRCSLEMGGKNPLIVLEDADLDLVLEGVLWGAFGTTGQRCTATSRLILHQAVHDEVVERLCAAARQLRLGDGNQEDTNIGPLINPAALEKVQRYVELGLKEGARLVLGGQRATDPGLEDGFFFKPTIFVDVTPEMRIAQEEIFGPVLSVLKVSSLEEAIKVANSVRYGLSASIYTRDLTKAFQAIQELESGIVYVNAPTIGAEAHLPFGGVKQTGNGHREGGWEVFDFYTETKTVYIDYSGRLQRAQIDTAQD